A single genomic interval of Camelina sativa cultivar DH55 chromosome 11, Cs, whole genome shotgun sequence harbors:
- the LOC104721368 gene encoding uncharacterized protein LOC104721368 isoform X6: MIRLRYNLLRYCNRRLFHRLPRPFSSYPPPTTGSSGPSLNLNKPKLTPPPPPHQSRGLLPSFRTVSPTFSFSKKSVFVLSAAALSTAVAYSAVFPSDHDQSNRNPRGNSRVYESIEDAVQKSGNSLRRVVHHARQTGVAASVLWQSLRSVLSSANHEVRAGFELRVAALLADIASANAARRAALVGAGSGAVVDWLLETVALPGDRIGAQDEAARALAYLIADPTVRKDALGRPDAVPKLLRFIFSCQPKNKKHSRRSSFDISDSLKGRSMLVAAIMDIVTSNCDTIEKAPFKSSLPGNATMRDIAAAIQVIEEGGMYFDEPEEDDDSDDGRSGIKGIGIKILEGTTVLGLSRTSGLAPLGDLNANAGEGTPKTFALLSKHDNSSQANLSSAVIPGLWDDLHCQHVAVPFAAWALANWAMASDTNRSHIQELDRDGQVVMTALMAPERTVKWHGSLVARLLLEDLSLPLSDSVSDWSSSLLATVSHACKTEDISLAQVALSAFLVSVDRSDKAQKMVMEKGLHLMRDSARKTSKHKAVQEGLSKALELLCAGDIHLSLEESQKWSGILLLWVLGKVASDTVQSSARRILSRTFEDYGPHSVPISQGWLTLIMNEILNHSLALSAKGSSLPKNEKPKVDQSKISSATQSTNQLAGAVVNLAMAQLGTVPDSVNNVPLADLLLSEPFAVPIKNLKKDTAPKFNAAESALATLKAIKSLTDVCAEDSVCQNKIVDFGILCLLRRFLLCDDYEKLGAIEAYDASRALEARERTPDSLGESSMTDMQDPCSVRVPASAHIRRHAARLLTILSLLPQVQKIILADETWCKWLDDCARGNISGCSDPKTQSYARASLLNVYCNQRDGSESGNGGSSKPDISDTNSNCPRYGDMIFLINPGLAHWKCPEKEQQSGKKNETASEGVSANAADAVRDHVGDASDLSSSMVPSSSGSRVHDPEFDVIFLHGLRGGPFKTWRIAEDKSSTKSGLVEKIDQEAGKLGTFWPSEWLSNDFPQARLFTLKYKTNLTEWSGASLPLQEVSSMILEKLVSAGIGDRPVVFVTHSMGGLVVKQMLHKAKEEKLDKLVNNTAGVVSINTSYISDILQLPTFWQQASRYALANGSCVAPGSIYKRATKWFSKTSGAE, encoded by the exons atgattCGTCTCCGATACAACCTTCTCCGATATTGTAACCGTCGTCTCTTCCACCGTCTTCCTCGACCTTTCTCCTCCTATCCTCCGCCAACCACCGGTTCTTCAGGTCCTTCTTTGAATCTCAACAAACCTAAACTCACACCTCCTCCGCCGCCACACCAATCACGAGGTCTTCTCCCGTCGTTTCGCACCGTCTCTCCAACTTTTTCCTTCTCTAAGAAATCCGTTTTCGTTCTCTCCGCCGCCGCTCTATCCACCGCGGTTGCCTATTCCGCTGTTTTCCCTTCCGATCATGACCAATCTAATCGCAACCCTAGAGGAAACAGCCGTGTCTACGAGTCTATCGAGGACGCGGTTCAGAAATCCGGGAATTCATTGAGGAGAGTGGTTCACCATGCTCGACAAACCGGTGTTGCGGCCTCGGTTCTGTGGCAGTCGCTTAGGTCGGTGCTCTCTTCGGCCAATCATGAGGTGCGTGCGGGATTTGAGCTCCGGGTGGCTGCTCTTTTAGCCGATATAGCCTCCGCAAATGCTGCTCGTAGAGCTGCTCTCGTTGGAGCTGGCAGTGGTGCGGTTGTTGATTGGTTGCTGGAGACGGTCGCCCTTCCCGGCGACAGAATTGGGGCACAGGACGAAGCGGCTAGGGCTCTGGCTTATCTTATTGCTGATCCCACTGTGCGTAAAGACGCTCTTGGAAGGCCCGATGCAGTGCCCAAGCTGCTGAGGTTCATATTCTCGTgtcaaccaaaaaacaaaaag CACTCAAGACGTAGTTCATTCGATATTTCTGATTCTTTGAAAGGTAGGAGCATGCTTGTGGCTGCCATAATGGATATTGTCACTTCCAACTGTGACACAATAGAAAAGGCACCGTTTAAGTCATCATTGCCAGGAAATGCTACGATGAGAGATATCGCTGCGGCAATTCAAGTAATTGAGGAAGGTGGTATGTATTTTGATGAgccagaagaagatgatgacagtGACGATGGAAGAAGTGGGATTAAGGGGATTGGAATTAAAATCCTTGAAGGAACCACAGTTCTGGGACTATCAAGAACCAGTGGGCTTGCGCCGTTGGGTGACCTTAATGCTAATGCGGGAGAGGGGACTCCTAAAACATTTGCATTGCTTAGTAAACATGATAATTCTTCACAAGCTAATTTGTCATCTGCCGTCATTCCTGGCCTTTGGGATGATTTACATTGTCAACATGTCGCAGTGCCATTTGCTGCATGGGCACTGGCAAACTGGGCAATGGCTTCTGATACAAATAGATCTCATATTCAAGAACTTGATCGTGATGGGCAAGTTGTCATGACAGCCTTAATGGCACCGGAGAGGACTGTGAAGTGGCATGGGAGTTTGGTGGCTCGGCTGTTGTTAGAGGATCTCAGTCTTCCATTAAGCGATTCTGTTTCCGACTGGAGCTCCAGTTTGCTTGCCACTGTTTCACATGCCTGTAAAACTGAGGACATCTCTTTGGCTCAAGTTGCGTTGTCTGCCTTTTTAGTTTCTGTTGACAGAAGTGACAAAGCACAGAAGATGGTAATGGAGAAGGGTCTTCATCTGATGAGAGATAGTGCTAGAAAAACAAGTAAGCACAAAGCTGTGCAAGAAGGTTTGTCAAAGGCACTAGAATTACTCTGTGCTGGTGACATACATTTATCACTTGAAGAGAGTCAGAAATGGTCCGGAATACTACTTTTATGGGTTCTTGGAAAAGTTGCATCTGATACTGTCCAATCTTCAGCAAGAAGAATCCTTTCACGCACGTTTGAGGACTATGGACCGCACTCTGTCCCGATTTCTCAGGGATGGTTAACCCTTATAATGAATGAGATTTTGAACCACAGTTTGGCGTTGTCAGCTAAAGGATCTAGCCTACCTAAAAACGAGAAACCAAAG GTAGATCAGTCAAAAATTTCTTCTGCTACTCAGTCAACCAATCAGTTAGCAGGGGCTGTGGTCAATCTTGCCATGGCTCAACTGGGTACAGTCCCGGATTCTGTCAATAATGTTCCACTGGCAGATCTGCTCCTTTCAGAGCCTTTTGCGGTGCCGATTAAGAATTTAAAGAAGGATACAGCCCCTAAATTTAATGCTGCGGAGTCTGCATTGGCAACCCTTAAGGCAATCAAGTCACTGACTGATGTTTGTGCTGAAGATTCTGTATGCCAGAACAAAATAGTTGATTTTGGTATTCTTTGTTTACTAAGGCGCTTTCTATTATGTGATGATTATGAGAAGTTAGGTGCGATAGAAGCTTATGATGCATCCAGAGCCCTAGAGGCTCGCGAGAGAACTCCTGATAGTCTTGGTGAATCTTCAATGACAGATATGCAGGATCCATGTAGTGTTAGAGTCCCAGCTAGTGCGCACATCCGAAGGCATGCTGCTAGATTGCTAACTATTCTTTCGCTTCTTCCGCAAGTCCAGAAGATCATTTTAGCTGATGAAACTTGGTGCAAATGGCTTGATGATTGTGCAAGAGGAAACATTTCCGGTTGCAGTGACCCTAAGACACAAAGTTATGCACGGGCTTCTTTGTTAAACGTATATTGCAATCAGCGAGATGGTAGTGAATCTGGAAACGGTGGCAGTTCCAAGCCAGACATCTCAGACACGAACAGCAACTGTCCTCGCTACGGAGACatgatatttttgattaatcCTGGACTAGCCCATTGGAAGTGTCCTGAGAAAGAACAACAAAGTGGTAAGAAGAACGAGACCGCTAGTGAAGGTGTATCAGCAAATGCTGCTGATGCAGTAAGAGACCATGTCGGTGATGCTAGCGATCTGTCTAGTTCAATGGTACCTTCCAGCAGTGGTTCGCGTGTGCATGATCCTgaatttgatgttatttttcttCATGGCTTGCGTGGTGGACCTTTTAAAACTTGGCGAATTGCTGAGGACAAGTCCTCTACCAAATCTGGCTTGGTGGAGAAGATTGACCAGGAAGCAGGAAAGCTGGGAACATTTTGGCCGAGTGAGTGGCTTTCAAATGATTTTCCTCAAGCTCGCTTGTTTACCCTTAAATACAAG ACGAACCTCACAGAATGGTCTGGAGCTAGCTTGCCTCTTcag GAAGTTAGTTCAATGATATTGGAAAAGCTTGTCTCGGCAGGCATTGGAGACAGACCTGTTGTTTTTGTGACCCACAG
- the LOC104721368 gene encoding uncharacterized protein LOC104721368 isoform X4 produces the protein MIRLRYNLLRYCNRRLFHRLPRPFSSYPPPTTGSSGPSLNLNKPKLTPPPPPHQSRGLLPSFRTVSPTFSFSKKSVFVLSAAALSTAVAYSAVFPSDHDQSNRNPRGNSRVYESIEDAVQKSGNSLRRVVHHARQTGVAASVLWQSLRSVLSSANHEVRAGFELRVAALLADIASANAARRAALVGAGSGAVVDWLLETVALPGDRIGAQDEAARALAYLIADPTVRKDALGRPDAVPKLLRFIFSCQPKNKKHSRRSSFDISDSLKGRSMLVAAIMDIVTSNCDTIEKAPFKSSLPGNATMRDIAAAIQVIEEGGMYFDEPEEDDDSDDGRSGIKGIGIKILEGTTVLGLSRTSGLAPLGDLNANAGEGTPKTFALLSKHDNSSQANLSSAVIPGLWDDLHCQHVAVPFAAWALANWAMASDTNRSHIQELDRDGQVVMTALMAPERTVKWHGSLVARLLLEDLSLPLSDSVSDWSSSLLATVSHACKTEDISLAQVALSAFLVSVDRSDKAQKMVMEKGLHLMRDSARKTSKHKAVQEGLSKALELLCAGDIHLSLEESQKWSGILLLWVLGKVASDTVQSSARRILSRTFEDYGPHSVPISQGWLTLIMNEILNHSLALSAKGSSLPKNEKPKVDQSKISSATQSTNQLAGAVVNLAMAQLGTVPDSVNNVPLADLLLSEPFAVPIKNLKKDTAPKFNAAESALATLKAIKSLTDVCAEDSVCQNKIVDFGILCLLRRFLLCDDYEKLGAIEAYDASRALEARERTPDSLGESSMTDMQDPCSVRVPASAHIRRHAARLLTILSLLPQVQKIILADETWCKWLDDCARGNISGCSDPKTQSYARASLLNVYCNQRDGSESGNGGSSKPDISDTNSNCPRYGDMIFLINPGLAHWKCPEKEQQSGKKNETASEGVSANAADAVRDHVGDASDLSSSMVPSSSGSRVHDPEFDVIFLHGLRGGPFKTWRIAEDKSSTKSGLVEKIDQEAGKLGTFWPSEWLSNDFPQARLFTLKYKTNLTEWSGASLPLQEVSSMILEKLVSAGIGDRPVVFVTHSMGGLVVKQMLHKAKEEKLDKLVNNTAGVIFYSCPHFGSKLADMPWRMGLVLRPAPSVNKRATKWFSKTSGAE, from the exons atgattCGTCTCCGATACAACCTTCTCCGATATTGTAACCGTCGTCTCTTCCACCGTCTTCCTCGACCTTTCTCCTCCTATCCTCCGCCAACCACCGGTTCTTCAGGTCCTTCTTTGAATCTCAACAAACCTAAACTCACACCTCCTCCGCCGCCACACCAATCACGAGGTCTTCTCCCGTCGTTTCGCACCGTCTCTCCAACTTTTTCCTTCTCTAAGAAATCCGTTTTCGTTCTCTCCGCCGCCGCTCTATCCACCGCGGTTGCCTATTCCGCTGTTTTCCCTTCCGATCATGACCAATCTAATCGCAACCCTAGAGGAAACAGCCGTGTCTACGAGTCTATCGAGGACGCGGTTCAGAAATCCGGGAATTCATTGAGGAGAGTGGTTCACCATGCTCGACAAACCGGTGTTGCGGCCTCGGTTCTGTGGCAGTCGCTTAGGTCGGTGCTCTCTTCGGCCAATCATGAGGTGCGTGCGGGATTTGAGCTCCGGGTGGCTGCTCTTTTAGCCGATATAGCCTCCGCAAATGCTGCTCGTAGAGCTGCTCTCGTTGGAGCTGGCAGTGGTGCGGTTGTTGATTGGTTGCTGGAGACGGTCGCCCTTCCCGGCGACAGAATTGGGGCACAGGACGAAGCGGCTAGGGCTCTGGCTTATCTTATTGCTGATCCCACTGTGCGTAAAGACGCTCTTGGAAGGCCCGATGCAGTGCCCAAGCTGCTGAGGTTCATATTCTCGTgtcaaccaaaaaacaaaaag CACTCAAGACGTAGTTCATTCGATATTTCTGATTCTTTGAAAGGTAGGAGCATGCTTGTGGCTGCCATAATGGATATTGTCACTTCCAACTGTGACACAATAGAAAAGGCACCGTTTAAGTCATCATTGCCAGGAAATGCTACGATGAGAGATATCGCTGCGGCAATTCAAGTAATTGAGGAAGGTGGTATGTATTTTGATGAgccagaagaagatgatgacagtGACGATGGAAGAAGTGGGATTAAGGGGATTGGAATTAAAATCCTTGAAGGAACCACAGTTCTGGGACTATCAAGAACCAGTGGGCTTGCGCCGTTGGGTGACCTTAATGCTAATGCGGGAGAGGGGACTCCTAAAACATTTGCATTGCTTAGTAAACATGATAATTCTTCACAAGCTAATTTGTCATCTGCCGTCATTCCTGGCCTTTGGGATGATTTACATTGTCAACATGTCGCAGTGCCATTTGCTGCATGGGCACTGGCAAACTGGGCAATGGCTTCTGATACAAATAGATCTCATATTCAAGAACTTGATCGTGATGGGCAAGTTGTCATGACAGCCTTAATGGCACCGGAGAGGACTGTGAAGTGGCATGGGAGTTTGGTGGCTCGGCTGTTGTTAGAGGATCTCAGTCTTCCATTAAGCGATTCTGTTTCCGACTGGAGCTCCAGTTTGCTTGCCACTGTTTCACATGCCTGTAAAACTGAGGACATCTCTTTGGCTCAAGTTGCGTTGTCTGCCTTTTTAGTTTCTGTTGACAGAAGTGACAAAGCACAGAAGATGGTAATGGAGAAGGGTCTTCATCTGATGAGAGATAGTGCTAGAAAAACAAGTAAGCACAAAGCTGTGCAAGAAGGTTTGTCAAAGGCACTAGAATTACTCTGTGCTGGTGACATACATTTATCACTTGAAGAGAGTCAGAAATGGTCCGGAATACTACTTTTATGGGTTCTTGGAAAAGTTGCATCTGATACTGTCCAATCTTCAGCAAGAAGAATCCTTTCACGCACGTTTGAGGACTATGGACCGCACTCTGTCCCGATTTCTCAGGGATGGTTAACCCTTATAATGAATGAGATTTTGAACCACAGTTTGGCGTTGTCAGCTAAAGGATCTAGCCTACCTAAAAACGAGAAACCAAAG GTAGATCAGTCAAAAATTTCTTCTGCTACTCAGTCAACCAATCAGTTAGCAGGGGCTGTGGTCAATCTTGCCATGGCTCAACTGGGTACAGTCCCGGATTCTGTCAATAATGTTCCACTGGCAGATCTGCTCCTTTCAGAGCCTTTTGCGGTGCCGATTAAGAATTTAAAGAAGGATACAGCCCCTAAATTTAATGCTGCGGAGTCTGCATTGGCAACCCTTAAGGCAATCAAGTCACTGACTGATGTTTGTGCTGAAGATTCTGTATGCCAGAACAAAATAGTTGATTTTGGTATTCTTTGTTTACTAAGGCGCTTTCTATTATGTGATGATTATGAGAAGTTAGGTGCGATAGAAGCTTATGATGCATCCAGAGCCCTAGAGGCTCGCGAGAGAACTCCTGATAGTCTTGGTGAATCTTCAATGACAGATATGCAGGATCCATGTAGTGTTAGAGTCCCAGCTAGTGCGCACATCCGAAGGCATGCTGCTAGATTGCTAACTATTCTTTCGCTTCTTCCGCAAGTCCAGAAGATCATTTTAGCTGATGAAACTTGGTGCAAATGGCTTGATGATTGTGCAAGAGGAAACATTTCCGGTTGCAGTGACCCTAAGACACAAAGTTATGCACGGGCTTCTTTGTTAAACGTATATTGCAATCAGCGAGATGGTAGTGAATCTGGAAACGGTGGCAGTTCCAAGCCAGACATCTCAGACACGAACAGCAACTGTCCTCGCTACGGAGACatgatatttttgattaatcCTGGACTAGCCCATTGGAAGTGTCCTGAGAAAGAACAACAAAGTGGTAAGAAGAACGAGACCGCTAGTGAAGGTGTATCAGCAAATGCTGCTGATGCAGTAAGAGACCATGTCGGTGATGCTAGCGATCTGTCTAGTTCAATGGTACCTTCCAGCAGTGGTTCGCGTGTGCATGATCCTgaatttgatgttatttttcttCATGGCTTGCGTGGTGGACCTTTTAAAACTTGGCGAATTGCTGAGGACAAGTCCTCTACCAAATCTGGCTTGGTGGAGAAGATTGACCAGGAAGCAGGAAAGCTGGGAACATTTTGGCCGAGTGAGTGGCTTTCAAATGATTTTCCTCAAGCTCGCTTGTTTACCCTTAAATACAAG ACGAACCTCACAGAATGGTCTGGAGCTAGCTTGCCTCTTcag GAAGTTAGTTCAATGATATTGGAAAAGCTTGTCTCGGCAGGCATTGGAGACAGACCTGTTGTTTTTGTGACCCACAG